The genome window TCCTTCCCTTTAGTCTCTTTGAGTACAGCTATCGCAATTAGCGATATAGTGAAGTAAGCCGCGAATACCGCACCAAATGCCCACCAATTCCCTAAATAGTTCTCTCCTACTAGATCGGCAACAATTATCGGTGCTAGCCCGCCAGAAAATGGTGCTGCCATGTGATAAGATAATCCAGTTCCAGAATACCTATATTTCGTAGGGAAATTCTCAGCAAAGAAAGCTGGAATAATAGCGTAAGATCCTAGTATTGCTATTACCATCAGTACTTGTGATAGAAGTACTAGTGGAAATGATTTTGAAAATAGCAGTAGAACATACGGAAAACTAAAGGCTAAACCAAATCCAAAGGCTATCATCATTCCTAGTCTTCTCCCTATCTTATCGCCTAAAATTCCAAATAATATCGTTACGAATATACCTATCACCGCAGAGATCGTCACACTTAAGAGGCCGAGAGTCTTTGGGAAACCTATTCCAGAGAGAAAGGTTACTGAATACACCGAATATAAATAGAAGCCAGCATTTTGAGCCGCCCATGAAGCTGCTAATAAGAGTATTTTACTCCAGTATTTCCTCCAAACTTCTATGGATGGTACTTTCGACACCTCTCCTTTTTCTATTACTCTTTCAAATAATGGACTCTCCAGTAATGCTAACCTTATAACTATACCTATTACCGCCGCTATGCCTCCTATCCAAAAAGCTATTCTCCATCCGTAATTCGACAAAGCTAGAGGTGAACTACTAGGAAATAGTGCGAAAAGACCTAATATTCCTGTAGCCCATAATAAGCCTATGGGAACACCTTGTTGAACCCAACTTCCCCAAAATGCTCTCCATCTTGATTTAGAAGCGTATTCAGTTAACCAAGTAGTAGCTCCTCCCCATTCACCCCCAACTCCAATACCTTGCAGAATTCTACTGATTGTAGCTATCGTT of Sulfolobus sp. E5-1-F contains these proteins:
- a CDS encoding MFS transporter, giving the protein MGGKEISTGQIIKVAVGTFLGTTIEWYDFFLYGYAASLIFPKLFFPPSYSPLTALLVSLSTYAVGFVARPIGAMIFGHLGDKLGRRTGLLWDLILMGIGTGIIGLLPGYSQIGFLALTIATISRILQGIGVGGEWGGATTWLTEYASKSRWRAFWGSWVQQGVPIGLLWATGILGLFALFPSSSPLALSNYGWRIAFWIGGIAAVIGIVIRLALLESPLFERVIEKGEVSKVPSIEVWRKYWSKILLLAASWAAQNAGFYLYSVYSVTFLSGIGFPKTLGLLSVTISAVIGIFVTILFGILGDKIGRRLGMMIAFGFGLAFSFPYVLLLFSKSFPLVLLSQVLMVIAILGSYAIIPAFFAENFPTKYRYSGTGLSYHMAAPFSGGLAPIIVADLVGENYLGNWWAFGAVFAAYFTISLIAIAVLKETKGKEME